The genomic window ATATTTATAACAGCTTTATAAAAGGTAATGATCATCTTTTGCAAAAGCTTTTGGTTTTACTTCAGAATCAATTTGTTGATATAGTAATATATGAAGTGAACTTACCAGATAACACTATTAGGGAGCTTGTAAATGCTCTAACTTGGTTTGGTCATCGTATTCAGTATGTTCTGACATCAAAGACAATGATATATGCACACAACTCTAATAGTTATCAAATTGTGCAAGCAATCAGATCTACTTCACCATTAGCTTCAGTACAGAATATTATCGAAGAAAGTCCAATCTATATAAACACTTGTTTTGACACTTTATCGCTAAATATCTCATATCACTGGCATTATGTTCACTTAACTGACTGCCAAATCACTGATGAAGACCTTGCTAACATACAAATGTACTTTAATGGTGCAACTATTAAGATTCTTAAGTTGTCTTGTAAAGATTTATCCTTACTCGCTGTTGTTAAGTTTGTCCTTAACTGCTGCAGTGTTCAAAATCTGTATTACAGTGGACATTATGAAGGATTTCATGTTTGTGAAATCCTATCCAGTTTGCTTCCTAGCGCAAGTGCTAAGAAATTGCAAATTGAAATTACCTTCAAATATTCCATTGCTTTTATTTTACATGGATCAGATTCACATATTGAAGACTTTTTAACCAGTGCAATTAACTCAACTAAACCAGTTCATTTGTTGATTCTCAACTGCAAACTTTCTGATAATTTAGTGAGAATTGTATTGAAAAGTTTTAGTGGGATAAGTAATTTATCCAGTGTACATTTACATAACACTTCATTGCAACCTCATCACTGCTTGAGTGTCATAAAACTTCTTTTGCATGTTGATTTATTTATTAGTGAGGAAAATTTTTTGTTCACAAGCAGTACAAGTTGTTGTTATTGTGAGCATGAGAAATTGCATGGTGCCAGATTTGAAATGCAATGGACAGATCAGACTTATAGTCAGATCAAATTTATGTTTAAAGAACTTAAATATGTCATAGACATTATAAACGAATTAACAGGAACTAAAATGTTACACAGCTTTACTATTTCTAATGTGGATGTGACTGATGAAGCAGTTGAAGATATCACCTCAGTCATTGCCAATAATTCTTTGAGTAACATTAAAATGATAAACCTTACCACGAATGACAAAAACATGATGATCATACTTAAAGAATTACAGAACATCAAATCATTAAAGCATTTTGCAATAAACTCTATCAACATCGTAAACCATTGCCAGTGGGAGCTATACCATACAGTTATTGGAAACAGAAATTTAGAATACCTGGAAATTTCAAAATGCAACCTGACAGAATCTACAATTATAAAGATTGCTGAGGCTCTGAATGCTGTTGAAAAATCACTTATTTGTTTAAATTTAAGTAATAACGTTATATCTGATTCAGCAGCAACAAAATTGGCTTTAGTGCTAAGGAAGACAAGCTCTCTTGAGCATCTTGATTTGTCAAGTACTGAACTGCAAATACAAGGCATCATTAATATTGCACAAAGTTTAAAGGTCAATACCTGCTTAAAGACATTGCatttcaacaactgtacagTCACAAATGAAGCCAATGAAGTTATTGTCTCATGCGTACTAAACAAGTTAACATCACTGGAGTGCTTAGAATTTTCAAACTGTAAACTGGAAGAaatttcaattatttgtatttcTAAAGCATTAAGTAACATGTCAACTCTAAATACTTTAGACTTCAGCATGAATAAGATCACTGACATTGCAGCTTCCAGTCTTGCTGCTGTTATAACTAATAATACTGGAATCAGATGTTTAAAGCTATCAATACACAGTATGAATGAGGTTAatgctattaaaattttatcTTCATGCAgaaatttgacaaatttgatTTGTGTTGATATTAACTTTTCCCACTTCAGTGCATGTTTTTCTAAAGATGGTAATTGTTATTCAATTTTTGATTTTATACATAATATTCCAATAGATGATGTTGTTGGTGACCCTCAGGACATGGCTATAAGAAATATTAAACAGATAACACATCTTACACTCAGCAACTGTAGTTATGTGGGAATATTCTATGTTCTTCTACCATTGACatcattagagtatcttgatgttaACTCAAGTACAATTCCCTTTGCAACAATTTCAGCAAACATTGCAAATAATACAAAGTTGAAGCACATTGACATTTCAAACTgtttgttacaaaatcaaaCGTTTCTTGAAATTGCTAAAGCTATGTCAACACTGGTATTGTTAAGGCATCTCAATATTAGTGGTATCGAAATAAATGACTCATCAGCAATCTTTGTAGCAGCCACTATCTGTTGCAATCCAGgaattcatcatctgaacttgtcCAAATGTCAGCTACAATCTAATGGACTATTGAACATTATCAAGCAACTAAAGTACTTGAAATGGTTATCATATCTTGATCTCGGTTATAATTATTTCACTATAGAAGCTGCTAATGAATTAGCTGATGTATTCACACAATACACCAAACTTGAACACTTGTGTTTATGTCACTGCAACTTGTATGAGCTATCATTTTTGCCCATTGCCAAATCTCTTACACGTATGGCATCTTTAAAACATCTTAGTTTGAGCAGGAACATTTTCAATGCTCAAATATCTTCTACAATACATAATTGTATTGTTAGCAATTGTAGCCTAAGCTACTTTGACATAAGTCATTGTGTTAATTCTGACagtaaaatacaaattattacTGCTAGTCTAAGGGGACTTAATTCCTTGAAGCACCTTAATATTAGTTTATGTAAAGTCAACTGTTCTGCAGTTAATGATTTAGTAGCTGTAATCAACAGAAATACAGGATTGCAACACTTAGATATTTCCAATTGTCATATGAAGGAAGATGGCATGTTAAAGATTACACAGGCATTGCTACAGTTGCATAGTCTGAGGTATGTAAATTTCCAGTCAAATATTGTTACAGagcatatatatgtgaccatacAGAATGTTTCTTCAAATTCAACTGGTCAGCTCATTAGtattattaacaataataaattactagagtattttaatttatCTAGCTGCTGGCTTTCTACATCACAGAGGAGTGACATTTTAAAAGCTCTAGCCAAATTAACAAATTTGCAGTATTTTAATGTTTCAAATAATGATACAGTTGCAGTTGAAATGGCATCAGTTATCAACAATAACAAATCATTAGAAGCGTTAGATGTTAGCAACTGTAGTATGAGCGAACACAGCTTTAGTATTGTACTGGATGCTCTTTCACATAGCAGACATCTTACAACACTCAATCTCAGCTCAAACAAAGTAACATACAATACATCACTTGTTCTAGCTAGCTTCCTCAAGAGCAATAATGTGATTGAATATCTTGATTTATCTCATTGTAATTTAACAGTACATGAAGACGAGGATGGTTTATTTAATGTAGTTTCTGCACTTAAGTATAGTATTTGTCTGAAACACCTCAACTTGGAATCAAATATATTTACAGAAAAGACAATGCATACTCTgtatgatgtggtatgtgtgaaCCAAAAGATTGAGTACCTCAATTTGAAGCAATGTGATTTATTTAAATCATTACTGGAAAATATTATTACGCAGTGTAGAGGATTAAAATACTTAAATATCAGCTACAACACAGTGACGGAAGAAACTGCGTGTGTACTTTCTTCTGCTATTAGGAATAGATCACTAGAATGTGTGAATATAAGTGACTgtattgtggaacaaaagaacACCAAAATTATTGTTTATGCAATTACAAGTGATACTCAATTGCTATACAGTTTTGCTGAAAAGGATACTAATACCGGTACCATGGTTGGTGTGTTAATCAATAACATGAACTTTTTAATATTAAAATTGTCTTGCAATCCATTAATGGACCACTTAAACATTGTTAAACTAATGTACTACTTCAAACTGACATCACATTATGTTTTGGAAAAGATTAATGATTTCATTGTATCAGATTTCTCCAATGTTAAATGTGTGGAATATCTTGAAGTTTCTAATTGTGATTCAAGTGTCTATTTAATATTGAAAGCTATTCAACAGTACTATACATTGAGGTATCTCATTTTCAAGTCAAGCACGATACCCAATACAACACTTTATTACATCCTTAATGCTATATACAACAACTCCAATTTAATACACGTTGATCTTTCTGATTGTAATTTGTCTGGGTCTCAAACTTTAAATATTGCTAAAAGTTTAGGAAGACTATCAAATTTGAAACACTTGAATGTTTCCAGCAATGAAATAACTAACGAAGCAATCGATGTTATAGCATCTGTGATCACTGGAAACAAATTGTTGGAACATTTGCACATCAATAATTGCAGCATAGATCATGATGGAATTCAAACCATTTGTAGGGCACTGTCACATATTACTACACTACTTTCTCTTAACATTAGCAACAATCATAAATTATTGTAAACAATTGTTGCACTCAGCAAATTGCAAATGCTCTGTGTAGCAATTTAAACCTTGAGAATCTGAACTTTGATAATTGTTttgtagaagtgttatttacaAATTTTTGGATTTCCACTCAATTGAAATCAATAAAAATGCTGTCATTAGAAAACAATCCAATAGATGATAGTGCAGCAGACGTCATTAAATCTGCCTTTATTATTAATTCCAGTATTGAAAATCTTAATTTATCACACTGCGCCATGACACAAACAGGATTATTAACAATATTATCTGCTCTAGAGTATGTAAGCTGTTTACAATACATTAATTTACAATCAAACAATTTCACGAAAGAGGTTGCAGAAAAGATGCTTAATGTTATACAAATGAACAATAAATTAAAGAAAATTGATTTATCCCACTGTGATGTACCACAATCATATTTGATTGCTTATATCAACCTAACATTGAGTGATCCCAGTCATATTCAGGGCATTGATTTTAGCTATAATGATTGTAATATTGTTAGCGAAGACTATGGAAGTTTAGAAAACTACTACCTAGCTAACAATATACCATTAACGTATCTTAACTTATCACACTGCAAACTTTCTGATGTGAAGACAAATGGAATTTTGTGCTCCTTATGGTGTAGTTCAGTAAGATCACTGACCTATCTAAGTTTGTCCACATGTACTATAATTAGTGAGAGATCGCTTATGTATGCTATTTCTAACAACCGAAATTTGGAATATTTAGATCTGTCTGATTGTAAACTGCAGCAAAAGGACATTATTGTGATTGCTGAATGCTTGAGAACAACAAGGGTAATTCAATATCTTCTGTTAAGTTGTAATATTATTGATGACATTTCAGCAAAGAAACTGGCAGAAACTCTTAGTAGTTATTTGTCATTAAAACAACTGTCACTGTCAAACtgtaaattacaagaaaatggAATGTTGCAGATTATTGGTGCTTTGCAGTGCactacatcattacaacatcTTGATTTAAGCCATAATGTAGTCAGTGATGGTGCAGCCATTTACATTGCAATAGCTCTATCTTGTAACACCTCCCTTGAGTGTTTAAACGAGCAATTGTGCTTTGTCTGACAATGGATTTGAAATAATTTATAAACAATTAGATCTTGCAAGATTTACAAATCTACAAGAAGTAGACTTTTCAAATTATGAGAGCTAGAGTTTTGTAAACTAGCTGCTGAGTTTATGTATTAATATACAGGGCCTAATTAAGTAATTAAATAAttcaaatttgtatgtatgtacgtgcgTAATAAGACATGGTTCATCATATGTACTGTTATTTTTTCATGGTTTTGGTGGTGTATCTAAAAATGGGTAGGGCTTCCAATGGCCTTATAAACCATTTATCATTAATTGTATATGCATTGGTTTCCTTATAAATTTAGCTAATAGCAATTATGATTTAATAAaataactatctcctgtatcaAGAGTATTACGTATAATACTCTTGCTAGGATGTATAGTACCTTTTACACCTCATGGATTAGAGCATCTACATGCACGATTGCATAAAATatcgaaaaaaaaaaaaaataatgagTTTACAACTGAATATGAACTGAATATGAACTGATGAGAATCTCAGTCGCTTATCATAAGTTATACTGTTCTCAACAACACAGAGTGCATTTTTATTTTGCAGTGTCTACTATAGGTAAATTAGTGTAATACTACATCAtatggtagagagttcatgttcagtttgtaatttgtttgtttattgtgtGATCAAACAATAAATTTTTGTTAGTGCAATAGAGTGGGTGAAAAAGGAggagcggatccaggagctggcaatgggaggggcacaaagtagttgtaggtggttggggagagcactGAGATTCTCTTGCTAGTTGCTACATTTTGAAgaaacaaataatcacctcttagttgtgtctcactgttgatttttgctattgtggcctttgcagatggttgtgaagtcttaaaagctgtgtaaAAGACTTTGAATTTTTTAAACTTAAAACAACAGCGATaggataattatttttaggGGTGCTTAGTATGCACAAAGGTGCtaggtgacaatttcacagcaagTTTGGCTTTGgttcactttggtttcaggtgaatttgtaattgtgctagtaaaatgtacatattttcatgagttgtatAAACTGaccttggcctgacataaagtttagtattttaatcataaGTAGCTATATGGCCGGCTCTTCCACAAGATgagagggggggcatttgcccccaaatgccccatcctggatccgccattggggtGGTCTGCATTGGCCCAATATCTAATTGATTTTACTTATCATATGATCCTCTACTTCTGTCactaaaatatatgcacaaTTGTTCAGTTAACTCACCTCACTACCACAGCAATGCCTCTGGTTTGCTGCTTTTCACAAGTTAACTTCTAGAGATGTGTGCCAACCACTGTGAACATTCTGGCACCTTGTAATGTCACTGTCCAGCTGAAACACAAGACTACAGAGACATGAACAACCTTGGACAGTTTCCCAGATGGTTTATATGTACATTTCTTTAGTTTTAAGTGGCGAAAGTTGTCTTGAGAACCCAATAGTAAGGCTGGAGACACTATATGACCCACTTGTCATGAAAAGAGTGCTCAAAATCATGGTTGTATCAATGGCTAGCTTGTATGCCTACAAATTGAACTGAAATAAACACTATGGTTGGCTGCATTCAAAACGAAAATTTCAAACTTGTAGTTCTTGGCCTTCCCAAGCTATACTGGATTGAATGTTTAAAATCACATCTATTGATGTGCGTACATGAACAATTTCGAATCCTcgaattaggtcacatatgcatACAATACATGCTTTATATTGCCCCACAAAGGACAATAAAGAACAGTTTAATGGAAATAATACGTAGCACAGTTTTATAGTGAATAAAAGTACACTTTGGTACATTATGGAAATTAAAGAAACACAGTGTCCACTGAACTTAAATGGTATCATACATTAAAGTATTTGATCAATCATGAGTAGGGTGAATAGCCAGAAATTTGTGACTTTTGTGAAAGCTCTATTGAAGTGTATTTAAATGGTATATAGAGTTACTTCCAGAAAACATGCATATGTTAAAATTTGTTTTAAGCTACATAACTCCATAGCTACTATGCAATCTGTAGCTACACCAAAGTGGAATGTACTTCTATTGTATCAACATGCATTACATAGTATCCTGTAGCTTATTATACAATTCCAGTATCTAAATAATTATGAGTCAAAGTAGTAATATTTTTCAAATAACTAACTTGAAACTAAATCTGTATAACATAATGTTGTCATAGCAATCAGTAAATTCTTAATTTTGCTTCATCATTTCTTTTCATGTTAACATATTCTTCTgttgttgtagcatatttaggAATCATCAAACTTTTAAAGTCAATAGGTAAAATAGAAGATACTGGTGAAAAAAGTGCTAAACACAGTAAGACATTATTGTTTTTTATTGATGAAACAAGTTCTCGTTTGCCTTCATCAGTGAACTCATTGCTATTCAAGTACAACTTCTGCAAAACATTACTTTCTGATAGAAATACTATTATCTGAGGTATAACTGCATCATTGATGTGATTACTTGCAACATCAAGTACTCTCAAGCTGCAATTATTCTTGTTTGTTACAGGGTGTATCAGTGACATAAACAAATTGTTACCTCCTTTAGCACTTACATTATTGCAAGATATGTTAAGATTCTCTAAAGTTGAGTTGTTAGATAAATCTAAACCACTTGATAGTCTGTTTTCTAATAAAGTAACTGATTTTGTTTTACaagaatttaaaatttctataaCTCTTTTTGCTGACTGTGGTGTGAGCAAATTGTTGCCTAATTCAATAGATTCAATTATTGCATCACTATTGACCAGTGACTGGTGAAGTATCCCTAAACCTTCATCACCCATGTTACACCATCTCAAGTTGAGTAAACACCATTTCTTGTTAGATGATTTTGTGAAGAAAGTAGCAATGGTATGCACCTCGTTAGGAAGTAATGTCCTCTTAAAGCCAAGGATGTGCTGATTAACAACTATTTTAGTTATCAATTTTTTTGTTATAAAGTTGCACGGTTCTTGGTCATTAGCTTCATATACACATTGGAATAACCAAAGACATTTCAGGTGATCATTAAAGAATTGATCACCAATCTTTTTCGTCTCATCAGAAAAAAGTGATAATATGTGATCTATCATAGTATACCCACAGGTAGAAAGAAACTTTTTAAAACAACGACGCTGACCTTTTGTTAGTCCGACATACATTGCAAAAGTATTGGTGTAAAATTCAGAGAAAAAGTTAGTTTCAATAAATTTCAGTTCATCTTTAGGAGGAAGGCAAGTAATTTGATAACCAGCCAGAAATTCTTGTATAGAAAAGTGTATGAAATTAAATGTCTTGGTTGGTAGTGCACTATCACTATAGTGGTCTACTACCTGTAGTAATCCAAAACAGTTTATAGCCCCTGGTACACTGTCAATATTTGGGCAAGCAGATTTTATTTCATCCATGGAGAAGACAAGTTGATTTCTACTAATAGCTGCAAGGCACATGGAAGCTAATTGTTGCATTATAATCTTGTATGGATTCGAGAGATTCTCAATGTCTGTAATACTATTAAAGTAAACTTCTATCCCAACTGACTTGAGGTGACGATAAAGTGTATGgcatataaaataattataaagtTCAGCAGAACTGTTAGGAAGATTGTTTTCTTTATTTTTAAATAACCACAAAAGCACTGTCATAATAAATGGAATGTAGCATATACTGTCAATTGCTAGGTGTTTGTTAAGGTACTCTAACATGACTTCTATTTTTCCTGGATGATGTTTCAATGAAGTTTTGAAAAAGTGTACTTGATCCTCTTTTGTAAATCCCAAGATATCTACACGACATGCAATGTGTTTGTCATTATGAATTTCCCTGGAAGCATGAGGACGAGAAATAATTATTACTATGGATAGAGGCAGCACTTCGCATTGAATAATCTTAGCTACATAACTTGTTCTTCGAAGTTCGGGTAGTAATTCATCATATCCATCAAGTAGAAAGGTAACATTTCTCCCCTCATTGTCAGATAAATATTTAGCACAAGCTTCACGCATCTGTTGCGTTGCATTGGGTGGGCAAAAATACTGAACCAAATCATTAATTGAAGTGATATTTCTTATAGATGGATTTCGAAGTGGTAGTAGAAATAATAGGTCAGTATCTCTAAACTGTACACTCTGTGCCCATTCATATGCAATTTGTTTCATCAAGACAGTTTTTCCTAATCCAGGTGCTCCTTCAATTAGTATAGTCTTTGATTGTCTATTGTCAGGATCATCCAGCAAGGCAAGAACATCTGAAATTTTGCGTGTGCTCTGACATTCATGAAGTACTTCCTGCAGTGAATCTTCAGTAGGTATCTGTAATTTATTAGTAGCAGCTGTGATGTCTGCAACATTGCCAGCTCCTTTTTCTTTAGCCAAAGTAATGACTTGCTTCTTAGTGGGTTGGTTCTTGTGATGGATCATAGCTAGTGTGGTGTATTCTTTAGGCTGTTCTGGTGGCCAAGCATAAGTTTCTGCAATGAATCGAGTTTCAAAGTAGAAAATTTTGAGGAGATCTGATATTTCAGTCACTGCTACACTAGTGATTTCTGTATCAATAGCAATGCAAGTGATATACATTATTGCACTGAAAAAGTTCCCAGATAACacattaatcatacagtatgatatcaACTATATATTAAGAGGTTTTGACTTTGCtggcaaacaaaatcacccaaaaccagcctcacaatttcttcattttatcttggcagtattggggatgtacactgtatataaacAAGCACAAAAATGTCTTAGTCCAGCAGAAGAAAGGGCTTTTTGGGGTAAACCTTGCAGTAAATTATAAACACTATTAAagctaaaattaataatatgtgacccggtctgcgaaaagggctcttatagcctttccaattatccatgtttggctaatcataactcctaatctactaaagctatcaccatgtaattacacccacagctactgccaggttagggttgttgagtgaccaaattgtaggcttgtaccatattcaccagtcaagttatgggttaccatatatatgcaattggaaaggctataagagcccttttcgcagaccgggtcacatattactGTAAATAGGctaatacagcaataaactgatATTATTGGCCAAagatggtggcataattttgggaataatgggtacTTCTTAAAAGCATAATACGTAGGTGATTTTTTAAATGCACAAAAGCATAATGCTtaatatttggagcataatagccttaTGCAGTTGTGCCTACAGTATAATATACTCTTTTGAAATTAAACCACTTTCCTGAGATAAACTTAATGTACACCTGTGTACATTTAGTTGTCTCCCTATGATGAGGTACAGTATGtgctgctcaaatgcaacgttgtCTCACaagagtgcaagtgattaaaaaccGCTAATTAAAACAAGTGGCAGCCGTTTCACTCACGAATATTCATCCCATTTTGTTTAGGATGGATACTCATAAGCGAAACAGGTGTTATGTcctttaattagcgagtttttAATCACTCCCACTCTTGCAAgacgatgttgcatttgagcggtaccatatacatggcaaatgtatcctctgggaTTCCTTTGATctgtgtgaaagtgttacatattatgCTATAAAGGATGGACATAGAAGTCCAATTTCACTGTTACAATTTTGCCATTGATGTGGTGCAATTCAATACTTTCTGTAGTGATATATGTATGATGTCACTGATTCTAATACTTTAATACAGCCTACCTCCAAAATGAAGACAATCATCAGTCACTTCATCAGTTAGAGATGCTCTGAGGAGATTGATGGCATCATCCAGTTTACCCCAAGTTGGTGAAGGAATATCATTCAACCACTGTAACATAGCAATACAGCAGTCCTGCATCCTGTTTGGATTGAATGCATTGTTTTGTGAAATGATGTCCATGCAGCTGATAATCTTCCAAACCAAGTATTGCTCCAATAGTCTTCCAATAGACTGCATATCGTGGAGCTATACTGGGATGGAAATCTACCATTGATGGTCTATCATCCTCTGCAGTGAATTAAGCAATTCAGTACAAAATTTGTTTCATGATACCAGGAGTACATAGAATCACAAGCATTATAACATAATTACTATGGTACCACCCAAGTGCAACGTTGCTACTCACAAGTGTATAAGATTTAAAAACTCATTAAAACAGTATGGtggtaccatttaagtaggtaTCGCCCCAAAATTTTCTCTCGCCGTCCAAAATTCTGCCTTATAATGACTCTAGAGACAGCTtacacaacaaaaatcacctttatggaatagtactagttcatatgatatataatataacataaaatataacaaaacacaggTGGCTGGCTAGATATAGAATTATATTTTAAATCaacaaaactcgaattttagtttgactgtctgactgaccacagttgcaaggctagagccTAAACAAAGCAATgaacagccaccattttactccACAATAATAAATTCAAcaatgggatgtgccttttggggttccgatgagtgtaaaCCCTCTGCACCTCATCTTTTATCTCAAATCAGGCTGTTTGTCTTCTTcatcaaatgtgaccggatttgcgaaaaggggtcttccacacacatccaatttaccaactttgacaactcataacttcagatt from Dysidea avara chromosome 2, odDysAvar1.4, whole genome shotgun sequence includes these protein-coding regions:
- the LOC136248214 gene encoding F-actin-uncapping protein LRRC16A-like, which gives rise to MLSLENNPIDDSAADVIKSAFIINSSIENLNLSHCAMTQTGLLTILSALEYVSCLQYINLQSNNFTKEVAEKMLNVIQMNNKLKKIDLSHCDVPQSYLIAYINLTLSDPSHIQGIDFSYNDCNIVSEDYGSLENYYLANNIPLTYLNLSHCKLSDVKTNGILCSLWCSSVRSLTYLSLSTCTIISERSLMYAISNNRNLEYLDLSDCKLQQKDIIVIAECLRTTRVIQYLLLSCNIIDDISAKKLAETLSSYLSLKQLSLSNCKLQENGMLQIIGALQCTTSLQHLDLSHNVVSDGAAIYIAIALSCNTSLECLNEQLCFV
- the LOC136248215 gene encoding NACHT, LRR and PYD domains-containing protein 3-like is translated as MQSIGRLLEQYLVWKIISCMDIISQNNAFNPNRMQDCCIAMLQWLNDIPSPTWGKLDDAINLLRASLTDEVTDDCLHFGEITSVAVTEISDLLKIFYFETRFIAETYAWPPEQPKEYTTLAMIHHKNQPTKKQVITLAKEKGAGNVADITAATNKLQIPTEDSLQEVLHECQSTRKISDVLALLDDPDNRQSKTILIEGAPGLGKTVLMKQIAYEWAQSVQFRDTDLLFLLPLRNPSIRNITSINDLVQYFCPPNATQQMREACAKYLSDNEGRNVTFLLDGYDELLPELRRTSYVAKIIQCEVLPLSIVIIISRPHASREIHNDKHIACRVDILGFTKEDQVHFFKTSLKHHPGKIEVMLEYLNKHLAIDSICYIPFIMTVLLWLFKNKENNLPNSSAELYNYFICHTLYRHLKSVGIEVYFNSITDIENLSNPYKIIMQQLASMCLAAISRNQLVFSMDEIKSACPNIDSVPGAINCFGLLQVVDHYSDSALPTKTFNFIHFSIQEFLAGYQITCLPPKDELKFIETNFFSEFYTNTFAMYVGLTKGQRRCFKKFLSTCGYTMIDHILSLFSDETKKIGDQFFNDHLKCLWLFQCVYEANDQEPCNFITKKLITKIVVNQHILGFKRTLLPNEVHTIATFFTKSSNKKWCLLNLRWCNMGDEGLGILHQSLVNSDAIIESIELGNNLLTPQSAKRVIEILNSCKTKSVTLLENRLSSGLDLSNNSTLENLNISCNNVSAKGGNNLFMSLIHPVTNKNNCSLRVLDVASNHINDAVIPQIIVFLSESNVLQKLYLNSNEFTDEGKRELVSSIKNNNVLLCLALFSPVSSILPIDFKSLMIPKYATTTEEYVNMKRNDEAKLRIY